The genomic interval GCGACCTGCACGAAGATGCCGGTGAGCACGAGGCTGATGACGGCGGCCAATACGGTGGTCAGCATGACGTCCCCTCTTCGACGGTCTCGCCCGACGCGCGCCACGCGCCCGCGGACGCCCTAGCGCGCGCGGCCTCGGCGACCCGCTCCATACCCACGCTGCGGGAGCCCTTCACGAGCAGGGTCGCGCCGCGCGGTACCCGTTCGAGGAGCGCGCACGCCGCCGCCGCGTCCGGCACGTGGACGGCCGCTGGGTTGGTCTCCTGCAGCGCCGCGCTGGAAGGCCCGACGGCCACGACGAGGTCGAGGCCGAGCGTCGCTTCGCCCGCGCGCAAGTGGCTCTCCCTGTCCAGGCTCCCCAGCTCGCGCATGTCGCCGAGGAACGCTGCGCGTGGGGCCGGTGCGGCCCGCAACACCTCGAGGGCCTCGACGAGCGAGGCGGGGTTGGAGTTGTAGCTGTCGTCGATCAGCGTCAGGCCCTGGAGCTCGTGGCGCTCCAAGCGGCCGTGCTCGAGCTTGGCCTGCGCCATGCGCTCCCACGCCCCCTTCTGGGCGTTGCCGAGCCTCGTCGCAGTCGCGGCTGCCGCTAGCGCGTTCTGTGCCATGGCGCGCCCCGTCCAGGGGAGGGTGACGGCGCCCGTCTCGCCCGCGTCCCGCCAACGCAGCGCGGTGCGACCGCCGGGCAGCTCCTCGGCGCTCCCCACCGCGCTGGCCGCCGCGCCGGCGAACTCGGGCGGTAGGGGGGCGCCCTTGCCGACCACGTCGACCACGACCGTGGTCGCCAGCGTCGCGGCGTCCAGGTAGAGCGCGGCGGCGGCCCCGACGACCTTGACGCCGGGGGTCCGTTCGAGGAGCAGCGCCTTCTCGCGCGCCACTCCCGCCACGTCGCCCAGCGCCTGCGTGTGGCTGGCCCCGACGGTGGTCAGGAGCGCGTGGTCGGGGCGGGTGAGCTCCAGGAGCTCGGTCATCTCGCCCGGTCTGTCGATCCCGAGCTCGAGGACGAGCGGCGCGCCGCTCGCATCGGGTGGGAGGTCGGCGTCCTCCAGGGCGGCGCTCACGAGGGCGCTCGCGATGGCGTAGTGCGTGTTCATGTTGCCCGGCGTGGACCGCCCCGGGAGAGCGGCGGCCAGGAGGGCCTTGGTGCTCGTCTTGCCGGCCG from Trueperaceae bacterium carries:
- a CDS encoding Mur ligase family protein, producing MTLLSVRSLVRLLNTVEPVEDLPDATGIAFDSRRVRPGDAFFALPGESGHGIDFADDAVARGAALIVSDRPHRRGLLVDDARAAILALGRAARDRLAGPVVGITGSAGKTSTKALLAAALPGRSTPGNMNTHYAIASALVSAALEDADLPPDASGAPLVLELGIDRPGEMTELLELTRPDHALLTTVGASHTQALGDVAGVAREKALLLERTPGVKVVGAAAALYLDAATLATTVVVDVVGKGAPLPPEFAGAAASAVGSAEELPGGRTALRWRDAGETGAVTLPWTGRAMAQNALAAAATATRLGNAQKGAWERMAQAKLEHGRLERHELQGLTLIDDSYNSNPASLVEALEVLRAAPAPRAAFLGDMRELGSLDRESHLRAGEATLGLDLVVAVGPSSAALQETNPAAVHVPDAAAACALLERVPRGATLLVKGSRSVGMERVAEAARARASAGAWRASGETVEEGTSC